The Mangifera indica cultivar Alphonso chromosome 8, CATAS_Mindica_2.1, whole genome shotgun sequence genome has a window encoding:
- the LOC123224442 gene encoding uncharacterized protein LOC123224442 has translation MQFLRPKIKTQSLSHLINLLLISSSVCIVFLLVSLFLVSSSRTSDLFFSSSHDVYAPASLEHIVFGIASNKNSWPKRKEYVKLWWRPEKMRGCVFLESLPSDTDSKSNDNSSLPPLCISEDTSRFRYTYRGGQRSAIRVARVVVETVALNHSDVQWYVFGDDDTVFFPDNLVKTLSKYDPGLWYYIGSNSEDHEQNRIFSFQMAFGGAGFAISASLANVLAKVFDSCIERYPHLYGSDSRIYSCLAELGVSLTLEPGFHQFDVRGNLFGLLASHPTAPLVSVHHLYHMGPIFPNLTTVKALEHLFEAANVDPGRILQQTICYDRWFSWTISVSWGYAVQVFGRHIHLPDILPVQETFQQWKKRNSPPDYTFNTRELHPDPCQRPTIFFLDNVTSGRDGIRTSYRKSFVNCSHDMASPRKLEEIRVLSHKLDLHLTELQAPRRHCCDVLPSSAGQIMDIAIRECKEEELIHMH, from the exons atgcaGTTTCTCCgtccaaaaatcaaaacacaatCTTTATCCCATTTGATTAACCTTCTTTTGATCTCTTCTTCTGTATGTATCGTATTTCTTTTAGTTTCATTATTCTTAGTTAGTTCTTCCAGGACTTCAGAtttgttcttttcttcttcacatGATGTGTATGCACCAGCCAGTCTTGAGCATATTGTATTTGGAATTGCTTCCAACAAGAACTCATGGCCAAAGCGTAAAGAATATGTCAAGCTTTGGTGGAGACCTGAGAAAATGCGAGGATGTGTATTCCTTGAAAGCTTGCCATCTGATACAGATTCAAAGAGTAATGATAATAGTTCTCTTCCACCATTATGCATCTCTGAGGACACTTCACGATTTCGTTACACTTATAGAGGAGGTCAGCGATCAGCAATTAGAGTTGCGCGTGTTGTTGTAGAGACCGTTGCTCTTAATCACTCTGATGTACAGTGGTATGTTTTTGGTGATGATGACACAGTTTTCTTTCCGGATAATCTAGTCAAGACTCTGTCAAAGTATGACCCTGGACTGTGGTACTACATCGGCTCAAATTCAGAGGATCATGAACAGAACAGAATCTTCAGTTTTCAAATGGCTTTTGGAGGAGCAGGTTTCGCCATAAGTGCTTCTCTAGCGAATGTTCTGGCTAAAGTCTTTGATTCCTGTATTGAACGATATCCTCATCTTTATGGAAGTGATTCTAGGATCTATTCTTGCTTGGCAGAGCTTGGTGTAAGCCTCACACTCGAGCCCGGTTTCCACCAG TTTGATGTTCGGGGAAATCTCTTTGGTCTTTTGGCTTCACATCCCACAGCGCCTTTGGTATCAGTCCATCATTTATATCACATGGGCCCTATTTTCCCTAATTTGACAACGGTCAAGGCCCTGGAACATTTATTTGAAGCTGCAAATGTTGATCCCGGGAGAATTTTACAACAAACCATTTGCTATGACCGCTGGTTTTCTTGGACTATTTCTGTGTCCTGGGGTTATGCTGTCCAGGTGTTTGGCAGACATATTCATTTACCGGATATTCTTCCAGTGCAAGAGACATTTCAGCAatggaaaaagagaaatagCCCACCGGATTATACTTTTAATACAAGAGAACTTCACCCTGACCCCTGCCAAAGAcccacaattttctttttggataATGTAACTTCTGGAAGAGATGGAATTAGAACCAGTTACAGGAAATCATTCGTAAATTGTTCACATGACATGGCTTCTCCAAGAAAACTCGAAGAAATCAGAGTGCTGTCACATAAATTAGATCTTCATCTTACCGAG TTACAGGCTCCTAGAAGGCACTGTTGTGATGTATTGCCATCTTCCGCTGGCCAAATAATGGACATTGCCATCAGAGAGTGCAAAGAAGAAGAGCTAATCCACATGCATTGA